The Solibacillus sp. FSL R7-0668 genome includes the window GGGTAAAGTTTCAGAAAAAATGAAATTTTATAATAAAAGAAAAATCATTTCCTCATGCGAAAATGATTTTTGATTTGAATTTGTAGAGGACGATTCGTTTGGATATAGGTCATCATCAATTCCGGAACAAATTTGCTCGTTTTGTAAAGTGGCGTTTTATGAAACATCGCATAATTATGTGCACCGGTCGCGCGGTAGCTATTGATGACAACGCTAAAAATGTCATGGTCCTGTATTTCCTGTCCGTTATAGATACAGCTGTCAACGCGTTGTCCAACAGGGTGACTTAAACAAATATCATAATCCAATCCGCCCCAAAGATCATAAATAAAAGGTTGTGGCTGTGGGTAATGGACGTTCATGCTAAAATCGATTTCGTTTTGTGTATTAATGGCGAATACACTAGCACTTAGCTCCAGTGCTTGACGAATTTCAGCTCCCGTCATTTCAATTTTTACAAGTTGATTTTGGCGCGGTAAATTATGTAGGACATCTTTTCGGGTAATTTGTTTTGGAAATCCACCGTTTTGATGATAGGGAAGCTCGATAACGGAGAGCTGAGCCTTTGTATAATGCCTTTGCATGTCATGTAGAAGTTGCACATAATTGGATTGCATAAGACGAGGCGTGAAAAAATCGCTGTATTGTAAATCGCATGCACTTTCACTGATGATTTCATTTTTCCAACGATTAAATGCACTATCAGAAAAAGATGGTAATGCTTCATCTACATAGACTAACATTGGTTCATGAGTTATGTTGTCGCCGTCGATTATCACGTCAATTTGTGCAAAACAGTTTGCATTGGCCCCGGGCTGAACGACAGAAACCCCGTTTATTTTGGTCGCA containing:
- a CDS encoding bifunctional metallophosphatase/5'-nucleotidase, which encodes MKFSIIATSDIHGHTERFSQLASMIKDRQPALLIDNGDFLQGSHLSYFYENIQQCEHPQISMANALQYDVAVFGNHEFNYPLPAIEAMRNACNFPWIAANIEAFAKDYIVKDMDGFRVAVIGVVTHFTPFWDEGTATKSLQFEQAFDAAQRTVKYVRAHEQVDFVILCYHGGFERDLKTGHLIDLQEGENEAYRMLHEIDGIDLFITGHQHLEIATKINGVSVVQPGANANCFAQIDVIIDGDNITHEPMLVYVDEALPSFSDSAFNRWKNEIISESACDLQYSDFFTPRLMQSNYVQLLHDMQRHYTKAQLSVIELPYHQNGGFPKQITRKDVLHNLPRQNQLVKIEMTGAEIRQALELSASVFAINTQNEIDFSMNVHYPQPQPFIYDLWGGLDYDICLSHPVGQRVDSCIYNGQEIQDHDIFSVVINSYRATGAHNYAMFHKTPLYKTSKFVPELMMTYIQTNRPLQIQIKNHFRMRK